The following are from one region of the Edwardsiella tarda ATCC 15947 = NBRC 105688 genome:
- a CDS encoding endonuclease/exonuclease/phosphatase family protein has protein sequence MRKKNFAMRYTAGMPATRIFPGAIHELGQPVAATHALPSDDILRIMVWNIFKQQRADWLSVLKEYGRRSQLVLLQEAQTTPELVRFATSNYLTADQVPAFSLPQHPSGVMTLAAAHPIYCCPLREKEPLIRLAKSALVTVYPLFDGRLLMVVNIHAVNFSLGVEVYSKQLDPIGEQIALHKGPVIMAGDFNAWSNRRLNALRRFASGMELREVHFTNDQRRTAFGRPLDFVFYRGLGVVEASVLVTQASDHNPLLVEFRPE, from the coding sequence GTGCGCAAAAAGAACTTTGCTATGCGCTATACGGCGGGTATGCCGGCGACGCGTATTTTCCCCGGCGCTATTCATGAGCTTGGTCAACCCGTGGCGGCGACACATGCGCTGCCAAGCGATGACATCCTACGCATCATGGTCTGGAATATCTTCAAGCAGCAACGAGCCGATTGGCTCTCGGTGTTGAAGGAGTATGGGCGGCGTTCGCAGCTGGTGTTGCTGCAAGAGGCACAGACGACGCCTGAGCTAGTCCGTTTCGCCACCAGTAACTATCTTACGGCCGATCAGGTACCCGCCTTCTCCCTACCGCAGCACCCCTCCGGGGTGATGACACTGGCGGCGGCTCATCCCATCTATTGTTGCCCGTTGCGTGAGAAAGAGCCGCTGATCCGCTTGGCGAAGTCGGCGTTGGTGACGGTCTATCCTCTATTCGATGGGCGCCTGCTGATGGTGGTTAACATCCATGCGGTGAACTTTAGTCTCGGCGTCGAGGTGTATAGTAAGCAGTTAGATCCCATCGGCGAGCAGATCGCCTTGCATAAGGGGCCGGTGATCATGGCGGGGGATTTTAATGCCTGGAGCAATCGCCGCCTCAACGCGCTACGACGCTTCGCCAGTGGGATGGAGCTTCGTGAGGTGCATTTTACGAATGATCAGCGTCGTACCGCCTTTGGCCGCCCGCTGGACTTTGTGTTTTATCGTGGCTTGGGAGTGGTTGAGGCCTCGGTATTAGTCACCCAGGCATCGGATCATAATCCGCTATTGGTCGAGTTCCGCCCGGAATAG
- the mltD gene encoding murein transglycosylase D: MKARAIIFASVLLAGCHGGSQSQPEQHAQSLSSVSRSEAGQPSAARATSARWGDTSSTIAQDDLWGFISDDMKMKVPDNYRVREQRNKYLRNKSYLHDVTLRAEPYMYWIVEQIKKRNMPMELVLLPIVESAFNPHATSSANAAGLWQIVPQTGRNYGLKQNQWYDGRRDVAASTTAALDMMQRMNKMFGGDWLLTLAAFNSGEGRVMQAIKANKRKGRPTDFWSLSLPRETSIYVPKVLALSDIIKHNQRYGIKLPKSSQERALARVDVGQQIQLSQAAEMAGMSLTKLKSFNSGYKRNVTAPRGHGPRYIMVPLAHVDRLKDSLAEREIAAIQPDTQLADNRTSSTYKVRSGDTISGIARRLNMTQQTLLSMNNLRGSTLKAGQTLKVAANGNAKALADNTITYKVRKGDSLSSIARRHGVDLDDVMRWNSKVNDNGQIQPGDLLTLYVKDKQDGNS; this comes from the coding sequence ATGAAGGCTAGAGCGATAATCTTCGCCTCTGTGTTGTTAGCTGGCTGCCATGGGGGTTCCCAGTCGCAGCCAGAACAGCATGCACAGAGTTTGTCTTCTGTCAGTCGAAGTGAAGCAGGACAGCCCTCGGCCGCACGAGCGACCTCCGCGCGATGGGGAGACACCAGTAGTACCATCGCGCAGGATGATTTATGGGGCTTCATTAGTGACGACATGAAGATGAAGGTTCCGGATAACTACCGGGTCCGTGAACAAAGAAACAAGTATTTACGCAATAAGAGCTATCTCCACGATGTAACATTACGGGCAGAGCCGTACATGTACTGGATTGTCGAGCAGATTAAGAAACGTAATATGCCGATGGAACTGGTACTGCTACCCATAGTGGAGAGCGCTTTTAATCCGCATGCAACGTCATCGGCCAATGCCGCAGGGCTATGGCAGATCGTGCCTCAAACGGGTCGTAATTACGGATTAAAACAGAATCAATGGTATGACGGTCGCCGAGACGTCGCCGCCTCCACCACCGCCGCGCTGGATATGATGCAGCGTATGAACAAGATGTTCGGTGGTGACTGGCTGCTGACCCTCGCCGCCTTTAACAGCGGTGAAGGGCGTGTCATGCAGGCGATCAAGGCCAATAAACGCAAAGGGCGTCCGACCGATTTTTGGTCGCTCTCTCTGCCGCGTGAAACGTCGATCTATGTGCCCAAGGTGTTAGCGTTAAGCGACATCATCAAGCACAACCAGCGCTATGGGATTAAACTGCCGAAGTCGAGTCAGGAGCGAGCCTTGGCACGCGTTGACGTCGGGCAGCAGATTCAGCTCAGCCAAGCCGCCGAAATGGCAGGTATGTCGCTGACCAAGCTGAAGTCATTTAACTCAGGCTATAAGCGCAATGTGACCGCACCACGAGGCCATGGCCCGCGTTACATCATGGTTCCTTTGGCGCATGTCGATCGTCTGAAAGACTCGTTGGCCGAGCGTGAGATCGCCGCGATTCAGCCCGATACGCAGTTGGCTGATAACCGGACGAGCTCGACCTACAAGGTTCGTAGCGGCGATACCATTTCGGGGATTGCCCGTCGCCTGAACATGACGCAACAGACGCTGCTGAGCATGAATAACCTGCGCGGCAGCACACTGAAGGCGGGGCAGACCTTGAAGGTCGCGGCTAACGGTAATGCGAAAGCGTTGGCGGACAACACCATCACCTACAAGGTGCGTAAAGGTGATTCGCTCTCCAGCATCGCGCGCCGCCATGGCGTCGATCTCGATGATGTCATGCGCTGGAATAGCAAGGTTAACGATAACGGCCAGATCCAGCCGGGTGACTTGCTGACGTTGTATGTGAAAGATAAGCAAGACGGCAATAGTTGA
- the gloB gene encoding hydroxyacylglutathione hydrolase: MDLIGLPVLQDNYIWLLINPQRHCLIVDPGVAAPVLHYLTENRITPKAILLTHHHNDHVGGVAEIVQAYPDLPVYGPAETREAGCNQVVADNDRLSLLGLEVTVLAVPGHTLGHVAYYSAPYLFCGDTLFSAGCGRLFEGTAQQMFDSLQRILQLPDNTLVCCAHEYTESNLRFARHVLPQNRLIETYQQHAAALRAKHQPTVPTTLQIEKEINPFLRCYDDDLQRNVGFPTQPNEIWRVFACLRDMKDSF; the protein is encoded by the coding sequence ATGGATCTTATCGGCCTTCCTGTCCTACAGGATAACTACATCTGGCTGCTAATCAATCCGCAGCGTCACTGCCTCATCGTCGATCCAGGCGTCGCCGCGCCGGTTTTACACTATTTGACAGAGAATCGGATAACCCCTAAAGCCATTCTGCTCACCCATCACCATAATGACCACGTTGGCGGCGTTGCAGAAATCGTCCAAGCCTACCCTGATCTGCCGGTTTACGGCCCGGCAGAAACCCGCGAGGCGGGATGTAATCAGGTGGTGGCCGATAACGATAGGTTATCCCTGCTCGGGCTCGAAGTGACTGTACTCGCCGTACCAGGGCATACGCTAGGCCATGTGGCCTACTACAGCGCACCCTACCTGTTTTGTGGCGACACCCTGTTTTCCGCGGGCTGCGGCCGTCTGTTTGAGGGGACAGCGCAGCAAATGTTTGACTCGTTACAGCGTATTTTGCAACTTCCCGATAACACTCTGGTTTGTTGCGCGCACGAATATACTGAGTCAAATCTGCGGTTTGCACGTCATGTCTTACCCCAAAATAGGCTAATAGAAACATATCAGCAACACGCGGCGGCGTTGCGGGCAAAACACCAACCTACGGTGCCCACAACCCTACAGATTGAGAAGGAAATAAATCCTTTCTTACGCTGTTATGATGATGATTTGCAAAGGAATGTAGGCTTTCCTACGCAACCTAATGAGATTTGGCGAGTTTTTGCCTGTCTACGTGACATGAAAGACAGCTTTTAA
- a CDS encoding methyltransferase domain-containing protein, giving the protein MKAALSNSPFSEPFTWRQIPWGMHYRAALELRLTPWWPKLFGYHLLKLGALSADLATDRCTISHQVNVAAEGEHLQVITDLAHLPFAAKSVDACLLGHSLGYAAAPHRVLREVDRVLVDDGWLIISGFSPFSLLGVGRLVPGLRRRPPYNSRMFSMGRIMDWLTLLNYEVLEASRFQVLPWHQPSMSLLSRHFPAMGCLMLIVARKRTIPLTLTPQRALHARPGMRRALGGAAKILRRPG; this is encoded by the coding sequence ATGAAAGCGGCACTCAGCAACTCCCCGTTTAGTGAACCCTTTACCTGGCGGCAAATCCCCTGGGGAATGCACTACCGGGCCGCATTGGAGTTACGCCTGACGCCCTGGTGGCCGAAGCTGTTTGGCTACCACCTACTGAAGTTGGGGGCGTTGAGCGCCGATCTGGCGACAGACCGTTGTACCATATCACATCAGGTGAATGTGGCTGCCGAGGGAGAGCATCTTCAGGTCATCACCGACTTAGCGCACTTACCCTTTGCCGCGAAGTCGGTGGATGCGTGTCTGCTGGGGCATTCGTTGGGGTATGCGGCGGCGCCACACCGGGTACTGCGTGAGGTCGACCGGGTCTTGGTGGATGATGGCTGGCTGATCATCAGCGGTTTCAGTCCGTTCAGCCTGCTCGGTGTCGGGCGTTTAGTGCCGGGATTACGTCGTCGCCCCCCCTACAATAGCCGGATGTTTAGTATGGGGCGCATCATGGACTGGCTGACGCTATTGAATTACGAGGTGTTGGAAGCCTCGCGCTTTCAGGTGTTACCCTGGCATCAGCCATCCATGTCGTTACTGAGTCGCCATTTCCCGGCGATGGGCTGCCTGATGCTGATCGTGGCGCGTAAGCGCACTATTCCGTTGACCTTAACGCCACAGCGCGCCTTGCATGCCCGTCCTGGCATGCGTCGCGCCTTGGGCGGCGCGGCGAAGATCCTGCGACGCCCGGGTTAA
- the rnhA gene encoding ribonuclease HI, which translates to MLKQVEIFTDGSCLGNPGPGGYGAILRYRQHEKALSAGYHLTTNNRMELMAAIVALEALTSDCQVKLYSDSQYVRQGITQWIHGWKRRGWKTADKKPVKNVDLWQRLDQAIQAHQVEWIWVKGHAGHPENERCDELARQAAGKPTREDEGYRPDGN; encoded by the coding sequence ATGTTAAAGCAGGTTGAGATTTTCACCGATGGCTCCTGCCTGGGGAACCCGGGGCCGGGCGGCTATGGCGCCATACTACGCTACCGACAGCATGAGAAGGCGCTCAGCGCGGGCTATCACCTGACGACCAACAACCGCATGGAGTTAATGGCGGCGATCGTCGCGCTAGAGGCGCTGACCAGTGACTGCCAGGTGAAACTATACAGCGACAGCCAGTACGTGCGCCAAGGCATCACCCAATGGATCCATGGCTGGAAGCGGCGGGGCTGGAAGACGGCAGACAAGAAGCCGGTCAAGAATGTCGATCTCTGGCAACGCCTAGATCAGGCCATTCAGGCACATCAGGTTGAGTGGATATGGGTCAAGGGCCATGCCGGCCATCCGGAAAATGAGCGCTGTGATGAGTTGGCGCGCCAGGCCGCGGGCAAACCGACGCGAGAGGACGAGGGCTACCGCCCCGACGGAAATTAA
- the dnaQ gene encoding DNA polymerase III subunit epsilon produces the protein MSTPIARQIVLDTETTGMNQVGAHYEGHRIIEIGAVEVINRRLTGRNFHVYLKPDRLVDPEAFMVHGISDDFLLGQPSFADVVDEFLEFIRGAELVIHNAPFDIGFMDYEFAKLGRDLPKTETFCTITDSLVMARRLFPGKRNSLDALCNRYEIDNSKRTLHGALLDAQILADVYLIMTGGQTSLSFASEGDSATQVQAAEIRRVVRGAQGLRVVYASEAELAAHEQRLDLVQKKGGSCLWRS, from the coding sequence ATGAGTACCCCAATCGCCCGCCAAATTGTCCTCGATACGGAAACCACCGGTATGAACCAGGTCGGTGCCCACTACGAGGGGCACCGCATCATTGAGATCGGCGCCGTCGAAGTCATTAACCGTCGTCTGACTGGCCGCAACTTTCACGTCTATCTCAAGCCGGATCGCTTGGTCGATCCAGAAGCGTTTATGGTGCATGGCATCAGCGATGACTTCTTGTTGGGTCAGCCGAGCTTTGCCGATGTGGTCGATGAGTTCCTCGAATTTATCCGTGGGGCGGAGTTGGTGATCCATAACGCGCCGTTCGATATCGGCTTTATGGACTACGAATTTGCCAAGCTGGGGCGCGATCTTCCCAAGACGGAGACCTTCTGCACCATCACCGATAGCTTGGTGATGGCGCGTCGCCTGTTCCCCGGCAAGCGCAATAGCTTGGATGCATTATGCAACCGCTATGAGATCGATAACAGCAAGCGAACCCTGCACGGGGCCTTGCTCGATGCCCAGATCCTGGCCGATGTCTATCTGATCATGACCGGCGGTCAGACGTCGTTGTCCTTCGCTAGCGAAGGGGATAGCGCGACGCAGGTGCAGGCCGCGGAGATCCGTCGCGTGGTGCGCGGTGCCCAAGGGCTACGGGTGGTGTATGCCAGCGAAGCGGAGCTGGCTGCACATGAACAACGTCTGGATTTGGTGCAGAAGAAGGGCGGCAGCTGCTTGTGGCGTAGCTGA
- the hmpA gene encoding NO-inducible flavohemoprotein, giving the protein MLDQNTIAIVQSTLPLLQQYGPGLTGHFYQRMFSHNPELQAIFNLSHQRNGDQREALFHAICAYAAHIDNPSALSAAVERIAHKHASFDIQAEQYAIVGHHLLKTLEELLNPGEAVLAAWGKAYGVLAQIFIDREAQLYRQQAAQPGGWQHQRAFRIREKREESTLITRFILEPVDGGPVADFIPGQYLGVYIRHPSLPRQAIRQYSLTHAPNGRDYRIAVKREEQGVVSRYLHDVAQPGDTLFLSAPCGEFTLDTTPQTPVTLISAGVGVTPLLSMLATLSAQGHPAALNWLHAADNVQAWAFGAEVERLLAPLPQAQAHLWLRQSAHQVPVSPQTRCHAGMMDLSALGETLSDTDMQFYFCGPVGFMQHVAQQLLAQGVDAARLHYECFGPHKIL; this is encoded by the coding sequence ATGCTGGATCAAAACACCATCGCCATCGTGCAATCCACCCTGCCCTTACTACAACAGTATGGTCCTGGGCTTACCGGCCACTTCTATCAACGTATGTTTAGTCATAACCCTGAGTTGCAAGCCATTTTCAACCTGAGTCATCAGCGCAACGGCGATCAGCGTGAAGCGTTATTCCATGCTATCTGTGCCTATGCCGCGCATATCGATAATCCCAGCGCGTTGAGCGCCGCCGTAGAGCGTATCGCCCACAAACACGCCAGTTTCGATATCCAAGCGGAGCAGTACGCCATCGTCGGCCACCATCTGCTCAAGACCCTGGAGGAGCTATTGAATCCCGGCGAGGCGGTGTTAGCGGCCTGGGGGAAGGCCTATGGCGTCTTGGCGCAGATCTTTATCGATCGCGAGGCTCAGTTGTATCGGCAGCAGGCGGCGCAGCCGGGTGGCTGGCAACACCAACGCGCGTTCCGTATTCGTGAGAAGCGCGAGGAGAGCACGCTGATCACCCGCTTCATCCTAGAGCCGGTAGATGGCGGCCCCGTGGCCGACTTTATCCCGGGGCAATACCTCGGCGTATACATTCGCCACCCAAGCCTGCCTCGCCAAGCGATCCGCCAGTACTCCTTGACCCATGCGCCGAATGGACGCGACTACCGCATCGCCGTCAAGCGCGAGGAACAGGGGGTCGTCTCACGCTATCTGCATGATGTCGCGCAACCTGGCGATACCCTATTCCTGTCTGCCCCCTGTGGGGAGTTCACGCTCGACACCACGCCACAGACACCGGTGACGCTGATCTCCGCCGGCGTCGGCGTAACACCGTTGCTCAGCATGCTCGCCACCTTGAGCGCACAAGGACATCCAGCCGCGCTCAACTGGTTACACGCCGCCGACAACGTGCAAGCGTGGGCCTTCGGCGCGGAGGTTGAGCGGCTGCTCGCTCCCCTTCCCCAGGCCCAGGCTCATCTCTGGCTGCGTCAATCCGCGCACCAGGTACCGGTCAGCCCACAGACACGGTGCCACGCCGGGATGATGGACCTCTCTGCGCTAGGTGAGACGCTCAGCGATACTGACATGCAATTCTATTTCTGTGGTCCAGTCGGCTTTATGCAACACGTGGCTCAGCAACTACTGGCCCAAGGTGTCGATGCCGCGCGTCTGCACTACGAGTGTTTCGGGCCCCATAAAATCCTGTAA
- the glyA gene encoding serine hydroxymethyltransferase, whose translation MLKREMNIADYDADLWQAMQREVERQEQHIELIASENYTSPRVMQAQGSQLTNKYAEGYPGKRYYGGCEYVDQVEQLAIDRAKALFAADYANVQPHSGSQANFAVYTALLQPGDTVLGMNLAHGGHLTHGSPVNFSGKLYNVVPYGIDAQGRIDYDDLAAQAQAHRPKMIIGGFSAYSGVVDWARMREIADSIGAYLFVDMAHVAGLVAAGVYPNPLPHAHVVTTTTHKTLAGPRGGLILAKGLDETLYKKLNSAVFPGAQGGPLMHVIAAKAVALKEAMEPEFTRYQQQVAKNAKAMVEVFLQRGYKVVSGGTENHLFLLDLVDKQITGKEADAALGRANITVNKNSVPNDPQSPFVTSGIRVGTPAITRRGFNEADSRELAGWMCDVLDNIHDEAVIANTRQKVLAICARLPVYA comes from the coding sequence ATGTTAAAGCGTGAAATGAACATTGCCGATTACGATGCCGATCTGTGGCAGGCAATGCAGCGGGAAGTAGAGCGTCAGGAGCAGCACATTGAGCTGATCGCCTCAGAGAACTACACCAGTCCTCGGGTCATGCAGGCTCAGGGTTCCCAACTGACCAATAAATATGCTGAAGGTTATCCGGGTAAGCGCTACTACGGCGGTTGCGAGTATGTGGATCAGGTCGAGCAATTGGCGATCGATCGCGCCAAGGCGTTGTTCGCAGCCGATTATGCCAACGTACAGCCACACTCTGGCTCACAGGCTAACTTCGCCGTGTATACCGCGCTGCTGCAACCGGGCGATACGGTGTTGGGGATGAACCTGGCGCACGGCGGCCATCTGACTCACGGTTCTCCGGTTAACTTCTCCGGTAAGCTGTATAACGTGGTGCCTTACGGCATCGATGCCCAGGGCCGTATCGACTATGACGATTTGGCGGCACAGGCGCAGGCACATCGTCCGAAGATGATCATCGGCGGTTTCTCCGCTTATTCCGGCGTCGTCGATTGGGCGCGGATGCGTGAGATCGCCGACAGCATTGGCGCCTATCTGTTCGTGGATATGGCGCATGTGGCGGGATTGGTTGCCGCCGGTGTTTATCCCAACCCGCTCCCTCACGCTCATGTCGTCACCACCACCACGCACAAGACCCTGGCAGGTCCGCGCGGCGGTCTGATCCTGGCGAAGGGCTTGGACGAGACGCTGTATAAGAAGCTGAACTCCGCCGTATTCCCTGGGGCGCAGGGTGGCCCGCTGATGCACGTTATCGCCGCCAAGGCGGTGGCGCTGAAAGAGGCGATGGAGCCGGAGTTTACCCGTTACCAGCAGCAGGTGGCGAAGAACGCTAAGGCGATGGTCGAGGTCTTCTTGCAGCGTGGCTATAAGGTCGTCTCCGGCGGAACCGAAAACCACTTGTTCCTGCTGGATCTGGTCGATAAGCAGATCACTGGTAAAGAGGCGGACGCCGCGCTGGGGCGTGCCAACATTACCGTGAATAAGAACAGCGTACCGAACGATCCGCAAAGTCCGTTCGTCACCTCCGGCATCCGTGTCGGTACCCCGGCCATCACGCGCCGTGGCTTCAACGAGGCGGACTCGCGAGAGCTGGCCGGTTGGATGTGTGACGTATTGGATAACATTCATGATGAGGCGGTGATCGCCAATACCCGGCAGAAGGTTCTGGCGATCTGCGCCCGCCTGCCGGTTTATGCCTAA
- a CDS encoding PRD domain-containing protein — MQNASPPSEARTPAARRCTLALALLLADAPLTSQRLCQINHQPCQEAEADLSHLVGEMMRYHALHLSYHPRQGYRLYGSAYEWRLCLLHWLQRGMRLAPGVSEAQLFSALQQVAPTLQPEACLARFAALLDQHTTLPCFTFTPRQKQLVGLMLLFASLQQQRHPLTSLLPCWLPDIHRRALQQKCEYGCAGALCQILFDRLDPELRQQEQLFTTLMLSLLKNHAATPRDNDQDRTLMQEVEESVERVEACSGIRFPQREQLCSRLFAHLGAAIERARFGIRIGTPLLAELELHHPGLLTLTRDSIAGLEHHYRIRFSPEELSLIAVSLGAWLMQAGKLQETAT, encoded by the coding sequence ATGCAGAACGCAAGCCCGCCGTCCGAGGCTCGCACGCCCGCCGCGCGTCGCTGTACACTGGCACTGGCCTTGCTACTTGCCGACGCACCGCTGACGTCGCAGCGTCTATGCCAGATCAACCACCAGCCGTGCCAGGAGGCGGAGGCCGATCTGAGCCATCTGGTCGGTGAAATGATGCGCTACCACGCCTTGCATCTCAGTTACCATCCACGCCAAGGCTATCGTCTGTATGGCTCAGCCTATGAGTGGCGCCTGTGTCTGCTGCACTGGCTGCAACGCGGAATGCGTCTCGCCCCTGGCGTCTCAGAGGCGCAACTATTCAGCGCATTGCAACAGGTCGCTCCGACGCTACAGCCTGAGGCGTGCTTGGCGCGCTTCGCGGCCTTGCTCGATCAACACACCACGCTGCCCTGCTTCACCTTTACGCCTCGTCAGAAACAGCTCGTCGGCTTGATGTTGCTATTTGCCTCTCTGCAACAACAACGTCATCCGCTGACGAGCCTGCTGCCTTGCTGGCTACCCGACATCCATCGCCGCGCCTTACAGCAGAAGTGTGAATATGGCTGCGCGGGCGCGCTGTGTCAGATCCTCTTCGATCGGCTCGATCCTGAACTGCGCCAGCAGGAACAGCTATTCACCACGCTGATGCTAAGCCTACTCAAAAATCACGCCGCCACGCCCCGGGATAACGACCAGGATCGGACCTTGATGCAAGAAGTCGAGGAGAGCGTCGAGCGCGTAGAGGCATGTAGTGGCATTCGTTTTCCTCAACGAGAACAGCTCTGCTCCCGGCTGTTCGCCCATCTGGGTGCCGCTATCGAGCGTGCCCGCTTCGGCATTCGCATCGGTACGCCACTACTGGCCGAGTTGGAATTACATCATCCGGGATTGCTGACCCTGACCCGCGACAGCATCGCCGGCTTGGAGCACCATTATCGTATCCGCTTCTCGCCCGAAGAGCTCAGTCTGATCGCCGTCAGCCTCGGCGCGTGGCTGATGCAGGCGGGCAAACTCCAGGAGACGGCGACGTAA
- the suhB gene encoding inositol-1-monophosphatase: MHPMLNIAVRAARKAGNLIAKSYETPDAVEASQKGSNDFVTNVDRDAEHLIIETIRKSYPQHTIISEECGELLGEDHEIQWVIDPLDGTTNFIKRLPHFSVSIAVRIKGRTEVAVVYDPMRNELYTATRGQGAQLNGYRLRTGQAKDLNGTILATGFPFKVKHHAATYIKMVDKLFTQCADFRRTGSAALDLAYVAAGRVDGFFEIGLKPWDFAAGELLVREAGGLVTDFVGGHGYLASGNVVAGNPRVVKSLLGALRDELSDALKR, from the coding sequence ATGCATCCGATGCTGAACATCGCCGTGCGCGCCGCGCGCAAGGCTGGTAACCTGATTGCCAAAAGTTACGAAACGCCCGACGCAGTAGAAGCCAGCCAGAAAGGCAGCAATGATTTTGTGACCAACGTCGATCGCGATGCTGAACACCTGATCATCGAGACCATCCGCAAGTCTTATCCTCAGCACACCATTATCAGTGAAGAGTGTGGTGAACTGTTGGGTGAAGATCACGAGATCCAATGGGTAATCGATCCGCTGGATGGCACCACCAACTTCATTAAGCGTCTACCGCACTTCTCCGTTTCTATCGCCGTCCGTATCAAAGGGCGTACCGAAGTCGCCGTGGTCTACGATCCTATGCGTAACGAACTGTACACCGCGACCCGCGGTCAGGGCGCGCAGCTCAACGGCTACCGTCTGCGTACCGGCCAGGCGAAAGATCTGAACGGCACGATCCTGGCTACGGGCTTCCCGTTCAAGGTGAAACATCACGCCGCCACCTACATCAAGATGGTCGACAAGTTGTTCACCCAGTGCGCCGACTTCCGTCGCACCGGCTCCGCCGCGTTGGACCTGGCCTATGTCGCCGCCGGCCGAGTGGATGGATTCTTCGAGATCGGCCTGAAGCCGTGGGATTTCGCCGCCGGTGAACTGCTGGTACGCGAAGCCGGCGGCCTGGTCACCGACTTCGTCGGCGGTCATGGTTACCTGGCGAGCGGCAACGTTGTCGCCGGTAACCCGCGCGTGGTCAAGTCCCTGCTGGGCGCCCTGCGTGACGAACTGAGCGACGCGCTGAAGCGCTAA
- the trmJ gene encoding tRNA (cytosine(32)/uridine(32)-2'-O)-methyltransferase TrmJ, whose protein sequence is MLDNIRIVLVETSHTGNMGSTARAMKTMGLTNLYLVNPLVRPDSQAIALAAGASDVIGNATIVDSFDEAIAGCSLVVGTSARSRSLPWPMLEPRECGQRAAQESEHAPVAIVFGRERVGLTNDELQKCHYHVQIPANPEYTSLNLAMAVQILSYEIRVAHLDRQAAKYPPVGEEAYPLVDDLERFYSHLEQTLHHTGFIREKNPGQVMNRLRRLFTRARPEAQELNILRGILASIDKYHAERHES, encoded by the coding sequence ATGCTGGACAATATTCGCATCGTGCTGGTGGAAACGTCCCACACCGGCAACATGGGGTCGACGGCTCGCGCCATGAAGACCATGGGGCTGACCAACCTGTACCTGGTGAATCCGCTGGTGCGCCCCGACTCGCAGGCTATCGCCTTGGCGGCGGGCGCCAGCGACGTGATTGGCAACGCCACCATCGTGGACAGCTTCGACGAGGCGATTGCCGGTTGCAGCCTGGTAGTGGGGACGAGCGCTCGCTCGCGCTCACTCCCCTGGCCGATGTTGGAACCACGAGAGTGCGGCCAGCGTGCGGCGCAGGAGTCGGAGCATGCGCCGGTCGCCATCGTGTTTGGTCGCGAGCGCGTCGGTCTGACCAATGATGAGTTGCAGAAGTGCCATTACCATGTGCAGATCCCGGCCAACCCGGAATACACCTCGCTGAACCTGGCGATGGCGGTGCAGATCCTCAGCTATGAGATCCGCGTCGCCCATCTGGATCGTCAGGCGGCCAAGTACCCGCCGGTAGGCGAAGAGGCCTACCCGCTGGTCGATGATTTGGAGCGCTTCTATAGCCACCTGGAGCAGACGCTGCATCATACCGGCTTTATCCGTGAAAAGAATCCGGGTCAGGTGATGAACCGTCTACGTCGCTTGTTTACCCGCGCGCGTCCCGAGGCGCAGGAGCTGAATATTTTGCGCGGTATTTTGGCGTCGATTGATAAGTACCACGCAGAACGGCACGAAAGTTAA
- the iscR gene encoding Fe-S cluster assembly transcriptional regulator IscR, giving the protein MRLTSKGRYAVTAMLDVALHSQEGPVPLADISERQGISLSYLEQLFSRLRKNGLVASVRGPGGGYLLGKDAADIAVGAVITAVDESVDATRCQGKGGCQGGTRCLTHALWRDLSERISGFLNNISLAELVNNQEVLVVADRQDMDVRRNIVPSGRQDMINVNLRA; this is encoded by the coding sequence ATGAGACTGACATCCAAAGGGCGTTATGCCGTAACTGCCATGCTCGATGTGGCACTTCACTCTCAGGAAGGGCCGGTACCGCTGGCGGATATTTCAGAACGCCAGGGGATCTCTCTCTCATACCTGGAGCAACTGTTTTCTCGCCTGCGTAAAAACGGCTTGGTCGCCAGCGTGCGCGGTCCCGGCGGTGGTTATCTGCTGGGCAAAGACGCCGCAGACATTGCCGTTGGGGCGGTGATTACGGCCGTCGATGAGTCGGTTGACGCCACCCGTTGCCAGGGTAAGGGGGGCTGCCAAGGCGGTACGCGTTGCTTGACTCACGCCTTATGGCGCGATCTGAGCGAACGCATCAGCGGTTTTCTCAATAACATTTCACTGGCGGAGCTGGTCAATAACCAAGAGGTTTTGGTTGTGGCCGACCGGCAGGATATGGACGTTCGGCGCAACATCGTGCCATCAGGACGTCAGGACATGATTAACGTGAACCTGCGCGCCTAA